From Pseudomonas hormoni:
TGGCGCTGCACAAAGGTTTCGTCACCGATGAAGAAGACGCTCAGCGCCGCTTCATCTGGGGCACGTTCGCCGACGCCAATGGCGTGCCGGTGACCATCATGAACGGCTATTTCCCACAGGGCGAAAGCCGCGACCATCCGACCAAATTCCCGGCCAAGGAACGTTTTTACAACGATCTGCAGCACTTGCTGGAAAGCCAGTTCAACAACGAACAGCCAGTGGTGGTGATGGGCGACGTGAACATCTCCCCGGAAGATTGCGACATCGGCATCGGCCCGGACAACATGAAACGCTGGCTGAAAACCGGCAAATGCAGCTTCCTGCCGGAAGAACGCGAGTGGATGGCCCGTTTGAAGAACTGGGGCCTGGTGGACAGCTTCCGTCACCTGAACCCGGACGTGGCCGACCGTTTCAGCTGGTTCGACTACCGCAGCCGTGGCTTTGAGGATGAACCCAAGCGCGGTCTGCGGATTGACGTGATCATGGCGTCCCACGGCTTGTTGCCGCGGGTGAAGGATGCCGGCGTGGATTACGAACTGCGCGGGATGGAAAAGCCCTCGGACCATGCGCCGATCTGGCTTGAGTTGAGCTGATCCCTACCTGTCGACACAGATCAAATGTGGGAGCGAGCCTGCTCGCGAAAGCCGGTGTGTCAGTCGACATCAATGTTGACTGACACACCGCTTTCGCGAGCAGGCTCGCTCCCACATTAATGTTGGTAACTGTCATCTTTCGGACATCTTACTGACTTAATCTCCCCGCACTTTCTTTCGCTTTATAAGGTGCCGGCATGACGCTGCGCGTTTTATTCCTGTTAATGCTGTGCGCCGGACTGCCAGTCACCGCGTCGGCCGGTGACTTGCCGACGCCCAAACAGGGTCCGGTGTTGCGAATCCAGGGTTCCAACACCATTGGCGCGGCATTGGGTCCGGCGCTGGTCGAGGGTTTGATGCGCGAGCAAGGCTTGCTCAAGGTTCACAGCGAAGCTCCGGACACCGCCAACGAACTGCGGGTGGTCGGCGAAACCGCACAGGGTCACCGGGTCGAGGTAGCAGTCGCG
This genomic window contains:
- the xthA gene encoding exodeoxyribonuclease III, coding for MKIVSFNINGLRARPHQLAALIEKHQPDVIGLQETKVHDDQFPLAEVQALGYHVYFHGQKGHYGVALLSRQEPLALHKGFVTDEEDAQRRFIWGTFADANGVPVTIMNGYFPQGESRDHPTKFPAKERFYNDLQHLLESQFNNEQPVVVMGDVNISPEDCDIGIGPDNMKRWLKTGKCSFLPEEREWMARLKNWGLVDSFRHLNPDVADRFSWFDYRSRGFEDEPKRGLRIDVIMASHGLLPRVKDAGVDYELRGMEKPSDHAPIWLELS